A window from bacterium BMS3Abin08 encodes these proteins:
- the zraS_11 gene encoding sensor protein ZraS — translation MQHAMLQLRMFGRKSSLRRKIILGYIASLLIILSIATIIFFNLILIEERLKFSAVITRFVDTVLEIRRYEKNYFLYRQRADLLQTFNYIDTAVKLVEDNRGKFDLVELPERLDLLQKSAASKKAVRILTRYKVLLGKLDKQRSPLLDKSIRQLGHDITELAEGLSESEREMIKGMLSEARRNLVISVLLLFAGSVGIALIVSAVVIKPLKDLERSMQSIASGRFEMLQIDSKDKEIISLKEAFDRMIREIFSQRDIIRSEKLSSLGTMLAGIAHEINNPLSNMSTSAEILSEEMESGDLEFKRDLVEQIIHETDRARDIVRSVLEFTRDREFRKERAGLADLLTETMRFIRSDLAPHITINIDIPTGLTVYVDKQKFQHALLNLLKNAMDAIPDEGREGRITIAARGEADSEVEIKITDTGKGIPEKIIDRIFDPFFTTKDVGKGTGLGLFVTHNIIEQHGGSISVGSRVGEGTVFTIKLPAQGGERNG, via the coding sequence ATGCAACATGCAATGTTACAATTAAGAATGTTTGGTAGAAAAAGCAGTCTGAGAAGAAAGATAATATTAGGATATATAGCAAGCCTTCTGATTATCCTGTCTATTGCAACCATCATCTTTTTTAACCTCATACTCATAGAGGAGCGACTCAAGTTCAGTGCGGTAATAACGAGATTTGTAGATACAGTACTCGAGATAAGGCGATATGAAAAAAACTATTTCCTTTACAGGCAACGGGCCGACCTGCTGCAGACGTTTAACTACATTGACACAGCAGTTAAACTTGTGGAGGACAACAGGGGAAAGTTCGATTTGGTAGAGTTGCCTGAAAGGCTGGATCTCTTACAGAAAAGCGCTGCTTCAAAGAAGGCGGTCCGGATACTTACCCGTTACAAAGTCCTGCTGGGGAAACTCGATAAGCAGCGCTCCCCTTTACTGGACAAGAGCATCAGGCAGTTGGGACATGACATCACCGAGTTGGCGGAGGGGCTGTCTGAATCTGAGAGGGAGATGATCAAGGGCATGCTCTCTGAGGCCCGTAGGAACCTGGTTATCTCGGTCTTATTATTATTTGCAGGCTCAGTGGGTATAGCCCTTATTGTTTCTGCGGTTGTCATAAAACCCCTGAAGGACCTGGAAAGGAGTATGCAGAGTATTGCATCCGGCAGGTTCGAGATGCTGCAGATAGATTCAAAAGACAAGGAGATAATCTCTCTCAAGGAGGCGTTTGACAGGATGATAAGGGAGATCTTTTCTCAGAGGGATATAATACGCTCAGAGAAACTCAGTTCCCTTGGAACAATGCTCGCGGGTATTGCGCACGAAATAAACAACCCTCTATCCAATATGTCCACCTCTGCTGAGATACTCTCGGAAGAGATGGAGAGTGGAGATTTAGAGTTTAAAAGGGACCTTGTTGAACAGATTATCCATGAGACTGACAGGGCGAGGGATATCGTGCGTTCCGTGCTGGAATTTACCCGGGACAGGGAGTTCAGGAAGGAGAGAGCGGGACTGGCTGATTTACTGACTGAAACAATGCGGTTTATCAGGAGCGATTTAGCGCCACACATTACCATTAATATCGATATACCCACAGGGCTGACTGTATATGTGGATAAACAGAAATTCCAACATGCCCTGCTGAACCTTCTCAAGAATGCAATGGATGCAATCCCCGATGAGGGAAGGGAAGGGAGGATCACTATTGCCGCACGAGGTGAGGCTGATAGCGAGGTTGAGATAAAGATTACAGATACGGGGAAGGGGATACCTGAGAAAATAATCGACCGGATATTTGATCCGTTCTTTACAACAAAGGATGTCGGCAAGGGCACCGGCCTTGGACTATTTGTCACCCATAACATAATTGAGCAGCACGGTGGTTCGATATCGGTCGGCAGCAGGGTGGGTGAGGGCACCGTATTTACAATAAAATTGCCGGCACAAGGGGGGGAGAGAAATGGATAA